A window of the Corynebacterium minutissimum genome harbors these coding sequences:
- a CDS encoding DegV family protein: protein MIRVVTDSAAGLPADIVEELGITVVDLHVMESHGKDGAELSTSGLTALELAALYGREMERSGDDGVLAIHLSKELSSTWSAAVTASGVFPDTVRVIDSGTAGMAMGAAAMTAAKLAQDGASLKECYAAAINTLERGHTWVYLDSIDDLRRSGRMSTATAMLSTALLATKPIMAVQAGKLEMVGKTRTQTKAFTKLVDLVASRAEGKPAFVAVQYNDDEGSARRLEELLRMALPESSFMRVALTDVLSVHVGPGAIGVSVVFS from the coding sequence GTGATTCGCGTCGTCACCGACTCCGCCGCGGGGCTGCCTGCGGACATCGTGGAGGAGCTAGGCATCACCGTGGTGGATCTCCACGTCATGGAGAGCCACGGCAAAGACGGTGCTGAGCTGTCTACTTCCGGCCTCACCGCGCTTGAGCTCGCCGCCCTGTACGGCCGCGAGATGGAGCGCTCCGGTGACGACGGCGTGTTAGCCATCCACCTGTCCAAGGAGCTGTCCTCGACGTGGTCGGCGGCGGTGACGGCCTCGGGCGTCTTCCCTGACACCGTCCGCGTCATCGACTCTGGAACCGCCGGCATGGCCATGGGCGCGGCGGCCATGACCGCTGCAAAGCTTGCTCAGGACGGTGCGTCCCTGAAGGAGTGCTACGCCGCGGCCATCAACACGCTGGAGCGCGGGCACACGTGGGTCTATCTCGACTCCATCGATGACCTTCGCCGCTCTGGGCGCATGTCGACCGCGACGGCGATGTTGTCCACAGCCCTGCTCGCGACCAAGCCCATCATGGCGGTGCAGGCAGGAAAGCTGGAGATGGTGGGGAAAACCCGCACGCAGACCAAGGCTTTTACCAAGCTCGTGGACTTGGTGGCCTCCCGTGCCGAGGGCAAGCCTGCGTTCGTTGCGGTGCAGTACAACGACGATGAGGGCTCCGCGCGCCGCCTCGAGGAATTGCTGCGTATGGCGCTGCCGGAGTCATCGTTTATGCGCGTTGCGCTTACCGACGTCCTCTCGGTCCACGTCGGCCCCGGAGCCATCGGCGTCTCCGTCGTCTTCAGCTGA
- a CDS encoding helix-hairpin-helix domain-containing protein has translation MNAIADRLRDLTRPTGEEELLSVDYPRPRLRVPPRLALVAVGLAAVGLLLWLGGSREAANPYEVPAVSSAAPADIVVSVVGEVDSPGLVTLAPGARVNDALEASGPKVPTDNLNLAQKLNDGEQITVGALPGAEDDGGGGETGDDTVSLNSATAEELITLPGVGPATAEAIIAHREEAGHFTSIEQLMDVSGIGPAKFAQLKDKVRP, from the coding sequence ATGAATGCTATCGCTGACCGCCTGCGTGACCTCACCCGGCCTACCGGGGAGGAAGAGTTGCTTTCCGTGGACTACCCGCGCCCGCGCCTGCGGGTGCCACCGCGGCTTGCCCTGGTTGCGGTGGGGCTGGCGGCGGTAGGGCTGTTGCTGTGGCTGGGGGGCTCGCGCGAGGCAGCTAACCCCTACGAAGTACCCGCAGTGAGCAGCGCGGCACCGGCGGATATCGTGGTGTCCGTGGTGGGGGAGGTGGATTCCCCTGGCTTGGTCACGTTAGCGCCGGGCGCGCGCGTGAACGATGCCCTCGAGGCCTCGGGCCCCAAGGTGCCCACGGATAACCTCAACCTGGCGCAGAAGCTTAACGACGGCGAACAGATCACCGTCGGCGCCCTCCCCGGCGCTGAGGACGACGGCGGCGGGGGCGAGACCGGTGACGACACTGTGTCGCTCAATTCCGCGACCGCCGAGGAGCTCATCACCTTGCCGGGCGTGGGCCCGGCAACGGCCGAAGCCATCATTGCGCACCGCGAAGAGGCCGGCCACTTCACGTCGATAGAACAGCTCATGGATGTATCCGGCATTGGACCAGCGAAGTTCGCTCAGCTTAAGGACAAGGTGCGTCCATGA